The following is a genomic window from Haloterrigena alkaliphila.
TCCCGATCCGCCACGAGGAAAACCGCGGGTACGGTGCGGCGGTCAAGACGGGCTACAGACGCGCCGCGGCCGACGGGATGGACGTCGTCGCCGTGATGAACGGCGACGGACAGATGGATCCCGACATCCTCGATCGGATCATCGATCCGGTCGTCGAGGGCGAGGCCGACTACGCGAAGGGGAACCGACTCCTCCACCCCGAGGACCGGGAGGGGATGTCGACGTTCCGGTTCGTCGGGAACGCCATGCTGACCGGCCTCTCGAAGTTCGCCTCGGGGTACTGGACGATCGGCGACCCCCAGAACGGTTACACCGCGATCTCGCGGGAGACGATCGAGCAACTCGAACTCGACGAGATCACCGACCGGTACGGCTTCCTCAACCACATCCTCACCCACCTCAACGTCTACGAGCGCCGCGTCGCGGACGTCTCGATGCCGGCCGTCTACGGCGACGAGGAGAGCAGCATTCGCTACGTCCCGTTCGTGCGGTTCGTGTCGCTGCTGTTGCTCCGGAGTTTTCTCTGGCGGGTGAAGACGCGGTACGTGGTCCAGCGGTTCCACCCCGCGACCGTCTTCTACGGCGCCGGTACCGCCGGACTGGCCGGCGGGACCGCCGGTTTCGGCGGCTCGCTGGTCCGCTCGCTGCGCGGAAAAGACGGGTTCACCGGCGTGATCGCGTCGTTCGTGGCCATCGTTCTCGGGCTGATCGCGCTCGGGACGGCGATCTGGCTCGACGCCGACGAGAACGAAGACCTCGAGGTGACCAGATACGACTACCGCAGACGCGAGGGCGACGTCGACGAGGCGCCGACGCCGGATCAGTCGATGGAGTAACGAACGATATCCTCGCCGTCACACGCCGGACAGCGGGTCGTATCGGCCGAGACGTTCGTCCCACAGTTTCGACACTCGTGGATGACCGTCGGGGAGCGAGCGCTCTCGCCGCAGTCCTGTGTCGTCGCTGGTGACTCGGTATCCGGCTCCGATCCCGGAAGGAGATCGGAAAGTAGACTAGAGAGTGTCATAGAATCCAGTTACTGGGCCTTCTTGAGAGGGAGCTATAAGTGTTTCGTGATCGGGGATTCGCGATTCGGATCCGGCCGACTCCCCGCTCGTATCCCCGATTCTCCGTCTTCAGAGACGGATCCAAATCGTTCGAGAAACAGGCGATAACGGCATCGGAAGGATATATTTCATCAAATCTTACTGTTGGTTCAGTAGCAACGTTTATATTTGTATACTTAGCACAGGTCAGTATATGGAACGCAAGCGCGTGACTACTAGGTCCGAATCGACTGGTCCCGACGAGCAATCGGCCACGGTCGAGTCGACCAAACGGACGGAGCTGGACGCGACCACGACGCCGCCGCCGGTGACGATCGCGGCGACGCGGAACGACGTCGACGATCCGGCCGCGAACACCCTGACGATCATCGGCCGGGGTACGCCCTCGAGTTTCGAGATCACCGTCGACGGCGACGTCGAACTGCTCGAGGAAGAGCGGGCCACCGAGACGTCGATCGTCTCGGGATCGACCGTCGAAGGGACGATCGAAACCGGAACGCTCCGATACCGGTTCACCGGCGACCTCGCCGACGTCACGTTCGTCGACCGCCGCATCACGGGCGTATCGCCGGGGGCCGCACCCAACGTCCACGTGGACTACGCCGCCCCCGAACAGTAGCGGTCGACCGCCCGACGGATTCCGGCAGCGCGGCGGCGACTGGCGATGCAACAGTATCATGTAGCCTGACGGCCACCGTCCGGACGAGCGACCGTCCGAACGGAGGAGACAGTATGGAAGACCCAAATCCGACCGACGGCACCGACGAACCCGACGGCGACGGCTGGATGGCCCCCCCGGACGACGACATTCTCGAGGCGATGTGCGACGACGACGTGTTCGCGCCCGACGACATCGACGAGCGCGGCATCTGCCGCGGGCCGCACGCGGCTACCCGCTGTCGGGAACTCGCCGCGTACGGACTCCTCGAGAGACGGATGCCCGGCGTCTACGACATCACGGACCTCGGCGAGCGGTACCTCGCGGGGGAGGTCGACCCGAGCGACCTCGAGCCAGCGGAGTAGCCTCAGTCGGCGTCCACGGCGCCCGGAACGTGGTTCTCGAGGAAGTCGACGACCTCGTCGGCACCGACGAACCCCTCGGCGCGCCGCGCGATTTCTTCGCCGTCCTCGAAGACGATCAGCGTCGGCACCGACGAGATGTCGAAGCGCTCGACGAGTCCGATGTCGTCGCCGGGGTTGATCGTACCGACGGGGACGCCGGTCGCCCGAGCGACGTTCCCCAGCACCGGTTCCATCGCCTGACACATCGAGCAGCCGGCGGTGTAGAACTCCACGAGCGCGACGTCGTGGCGCTCGAGGAAGTCGTCGAGCGCCCGACCGTCCGCGAGTTGCGTCGGTCTGGCTGTCCGTTCCATACCGCGGCTAGTGGATCCAGGCTGAAACAGGTAGTGCACGCTCGAGCGACCGGCGGCAAGGGAACGAGACGGCACCGTTGACGGCAACGGAGCGAGACGGCACCGTCGGCGACGAGCGGTCCCCCGCGTCGGCACCGAACGGGATCGATCCCCGTCGATAAACGGAATCACCGCAGAACCACTCGCGTGAACTCACCTGAATCGTGCCGGCGATCGATCCCAGTTACCGGTCGTCGGTCGGATCCATCGAACCCGACAGCGACCCCTCACGCCGGCCGATTCCGATCCGAAGGGGAGCGCCGTTTCGATCGAAATCGTTCGTATACTCGAGCGGACGAGCGACAACCGTAGCCGGTGGCTTTGTACCCGTGCGCCGTAGTCGGGAGCGATGACTCGTCCCGCAACCGCCACCGACGAACGGACGCCAGCGCGCCGAAAGTCGACCCTGTTCTGCTGGGAGTGCGATCACACCAGCCCCATCGACGGCGACTGGGTGCGTCAACTGCGGGATCGACACGTCGAATACACCTGTCCGGACTGCGAGACGACGCTCGCGAAACGGCCACTGCCCGACGCCCCGACGGGTGACCGGGCGGCGGATCGCGTTTCGGTCTCGTGGCAGCGAACGCTCCGGACGACCGTTCAGATCTGGCGCGTGAGCGTCGACGTCGGCCTCGCCGGACTGGCGGCGATGACCCGCTCGCGACCGACCGCCGGCCGACGTCGATAACCGTCCACGCGACGCCGTACGCGGTCGCGGATCCGAGCGATCGAACCGGTTACTCCCGACTGGTCACACGCGTATTCAATTTCGCTCGCGATTTTTTGGCTCTTGTTCTCCGTACTCCCTCATACGACCTATGTTAATTTACATTCGTCCATCTTTTTCTCGATCTAGAGATATTCGCACACAACAGCAGAATTTTAGTAGTAGAATCCAATGGCCTAAGCGAGCAATAAATGACAAGTAGAAATCTCACGTCCGCAGAAGAGGACGTATTGGACGAAATCGAAGACGGAGAGATCGACTTCCTCCGGCTCCAGTTTACGGACATTCTGGGAACGGTGAAGAACGTCTCCGTTCCGGCCCGGCAGGCCGAGAAGGCGTTCACCGAGGGAATCTATTTCGACGGGTCTTCGATCGAGGGGTTCGTCCGCATTCAGGAATCGGACATGCGTCTGGTTCCCGATCCGGACACGTTCGCCGTCCTCCCCTGGAGACAGCGCGAGGACGGGGCGTCCGCCCGGATGATCTGTGACGTCTACAACACCTCGACGGGCGAACCCTTCGAGGGCGACCCGCGCAACGTCCTCAAAGGGGCCATCGAGCGCGCCAACGAGATGGGCTACGAGGTCAACTTCGCGCCCGAACCGGAGTTCTTCATGTTCGAGGAGGACGAGGAGGGTCGCGCGACGACCGACACCGCCGACCACGGCGGCTACTTCGACCTCGCGCCGAAAGACCTCGCGAGCGACGTCCGACGGGACATCATCTACGGCCTCGAGGACATGGGCTTCGAGATCGAGGCCAGCCATCACGAGGTCGCCCGCGGCCAGTACGAGATCAACTTCGAGTACGACGACGCGCTGTCGACGGCCGACAACGTCGCGACCTTCCGGACCGTCGTCCGCGCCATCGCCGCCGAACACGACCTCCACGCGACGTTCATGCCCAAACCGATCCCGAAGATCAACGGCTCGGGTATGCACACGCACATGTCGCTGCTGACCGAGGACGGCGAGAACGCGTTCCACGACGAGGACGACGAGTTCAACCTCTCCGAGACGGCCCACTCCTACCTCGCGGGGATCCTCGAGCACGCGCCGGCGATCACGGCGGTCGCCAACCCCACCGTGAACAGCTACAAGCGGCTGGTGCCCGGCTACGAGGCGCCGGTCTACGTCGCCTGGTCGGACCGCAACCGCTCGGCGCTGGTGCGCAAGCCGGCCGCTCGCGTCCCGGCGGCCTCGCGCATCGAACTGCGCTCGCCGGACCCCTCGTGTAACCCCTACCTCGCGTTCGCCGTCATGATCCACGCCGGTCTCGACGGGATCGAACGGGACCTCGAGTGTCCCGACCCGGTTCGGGAAAACATCTACGAGTTCGACGAGCAGAAACGCGACGAGTACGGTATCGAGACGCTCCCGTCGAACCTCGGCGAGGCCGTCGACGCCCTCGAGGAAGACGAGGTCATCTACGAGGCGCTGGGCGAACACGTCGCGCCGAAGTTCGTCGAAGCGAAGAGCCAGGAGTTCGAGGAGTACCTCGTCGACGTCTCCGAGTGGGAGATCGACCGCTACCTCGAGCACTACTGACGACCGAGTCCACCTGACTACCCGCGGTGTTCGTTCCGCTTGTTTTTCGCACACGTCCTCCAGACGAGCCGGAGTCGGAGAACAAAGAGACAAACGAGTACAGTACGAGCGGACGGGCGTCGCAACTGCTGGATAGCCACCGGTCGCTCGAAAAATAGTCACAGCCCCACCCCCGCAATCGGACCGATCAGTTCGCGACGGCGTACTCTTCGCCGCGCTGCTCGACCATATCGTCACTCGAGAGCGTGTTCAGGAGACTCAGAACCGAGAGTTGCTTCATCGCCAGCAGGTCGCCCAGTTCGTCGGCCGTCGCACCACCCGTCGCCTCGAGGCAGAGGTAGACGAGTTTCGCCTGTGTGGAGTCGAGTTGGTTGGGAACCGGTTCGATCCGGGGGTCGGACCGGTATTTCTGTGAACTCATTGTCACCAGAACCGTCCCGATTCGTATATATAAATCCACACGTGTATTGTATATATATCCCGTAAAGGGCTCTAGTACAGTATTCGTCGGAATTTCGTCGTCGAGAGAGCGTGTCGGCTGTCAGAACAATACGGGCGACCGCCCTCGAGTCAGATCGCTCGTCGTCGAACCCGGGACGGGATCGACGGGAGTTTTACGACCGTCGGACAAGTCGAGAGACGACCCGATGACGAACGATCGCGACCGACCCGAGCCGCCGGCCGACCTCGACGACGACGCCCGCGAGGCGCTGGCAACGCTCGAGGACCTGAACGCCGATCAGCTCCGGGCGATCGGCCGCTACCTCGAGACCCTCGCCGCGTGGTCGGACTCGAGTACAGACGGTGACGCCGGTGACGATTCGGACACCGGTGACGGTCCCGACGCCGACCCCGACTTCCCTGAAGGCGTCCCGGAAGCGGCGGACGTCACGGTCAAGGAAATCGCCGGGACGACGTACTACTACTACCAGTGGCGCGAGGGGGATCGCATCGAGTCGAAGACGGTCCAGCGAGAGTGACGACGTCGAGCGGGCATCGCAAAACGGCGTCTGATATCGACGAACCCACGTGTTCGTCGAGAAACAATTATATGGACTCGAAGAAAACTGTCAGCTATGCTCAGCGTATTCTTCGGCTTCCTCTCGCTCGTCCTCGTCGTGGGCAGCGTCTTCTGTATTCAGGAGGCGCGGTCGTACACCGACGAGCAACGGGCTCGAGCGCCGCGGCTCTGGCGAGCGTACGCCGCCAGCGGCGTCGTCCTCGGTCTCGTCGCCGTGGGAAACGTCGCGTGGCTCCTGAACGGAGGCACGGTCTGGGCGATGAGCGGGCTCGCGAGCGTCGCCGCCGCGCTCCCGTGTCTCGTCCAGGCGCTGCTCCACCGGAAACTGGACGTCGACCGCAGTCCGCTGGGCGATCGGCTCGCCGAAACCGTCGCGCGGAAGCTCAATTTTCCCGAGCCGAACCGACAGGCCTGATCGACTGCTACACCGACTCGTACGGTCCGAGCCGCGTCCCGTCCAGCAGGTAGGCCTCGCCGCCAGCCAGTCCCGCCGGCAGAAATGGTGAAAGAAACGACTGGTTCGCCAGGTTGACCCACGTCCCGCCGACGAGGTCGTTGAACGCCGGCACGACGACGACTCGAGGAGCCGCCTCGTCGTCGCGCTCGAGCCACGGAATCCCCTCGTACTCGGGACGCTCGCGAAACGGATCGGGAGCGAGGCGGCCGCGCAGCCACGCCCGTTCGACGCGGCTGCCGCCGACCTCGTCCTCGAGGCGGACGCAGGGGTGTTCGTGGCCCAGACAGACGACGTCGCACTCGAGGACCGCCGGCGCGGGCCAGGTGTGGCCGTGGCAGACGCCCACGGCGCCGTCCCCGAGCGCGACGCCGGCGCCGGGCGTGACCGTCACGGCCGACGGATCGAAGTCGAGCGCGGCGACCTCGCGGTCGTTCTCGGGGGTGAGCCACTCCTCGATGCCGCCGTCGTGGTTCCCCTTCACAACCGTCACCGACAGCGCGGGCGAAAACGACTCGAAGAGCACCTCGAGTTCTCCCCGCTCGGCGCCGCCCGGATCGCCGATCGAGTGCATCAGGTCGCCGAGCACGACGAGGCGGTCGGGGTTCGTGCGCTCGAGCAGCGAGCGCAGCCGCTCTCGGCGCTCGGGGGCTTGGCTCGGGACGTCGACGCCGCGTTCGTACCGCAGTCCGGCCTCGTAGCCGGCGTGGTAGTCGGCGACCAGCAGCGCGCGCTCGGCGCCGAGGGTGGCAGTCGCGGCCGGTTCGCCGGGAACGGGTTCGACGCGAGGCGGCGTCGAACCGCGAGCGGCGTCGGAGCGGGAGCGAGGCGCGTCGGACATCGCTCGCCGCTCAGATCGCCTTCAGGGTCTCGTCGTCGGGTTCGTAACACTGCCCGCCCATCAGCGCGTCCTGGATCGCGTCCTCGACCTCGTCCGCGGACGCGCCGGTGTCGTCGGCGACCCGCT
Proteins encoded in this region:
- a CDS encoding metallophosphoesterase, giving the protein MSDAPRSRSDAARGSTPPRVEPVPGEPAATATLGAERALLVADYHAGYEAGLRYERGVDVPSQAPERRERLRSLLERTNPDRLVVLGDLMHSIGDPGGAERGELEVLFESFSPALSVTVVKGNHDGGIEEWLTPENDREVAALDFDPSAVTVTPGAGVALGDGAVGVCHGHTWPAPAVLECDVVCLGHEHPCVRLEDEVGGSRVERAWLRGRLAPDPFRERPEYEGIPWLERDDEAAPRVVVVPAFNDLVGGTWVNLANQSFLSPFLPAGLAGGEAYLLDGTRLGPYESV
- a CDS encoding thioredoxin family protein; the protein is MERTARPTQLADGRALDDFLERHDVALVEFYTAGCSMCQAMEPVLGNVARATGVPVGTINPGDDIGLVERFDISSVPTLIVFEDGEEIARRAEGFVGADEVVDFLENHVPGAVDAD
- the glnA gene encoding type I glutamate--ammonia ligase, coding for MTSRNLTSAEEDVLDEIEDGEIDFLRLQFTDILGTVKNVSVPARQAEKAFTEGIYFDGSSIEGFVRIQESDMRLVPDPDTFAVLPWRQREDGASARMICDVYNTSTGEPFEGDPRNVLKGAIERANEMGYEVNFAPEPEFFMFEEDEEGRATTDTADHGGYFDLAPKDLASDVRRDIIYGLEDMGFEIEASHHEVARGQYEINFEYDDALSTADNVATFRTVVRAIAAEHDLHATFMPKPIPKINGSGMHTHMSLLTEDGENAFHDEDDEFNLSETAHSYLAGILEHAPAITAVANPTVNSYKRLVPGYEAPVYVAWSDRNRSALVRKPAARVPAASRIELRSPDPSCNPYLAFAVMIHAGLDGIERDLECPDPVRENIYEFDEQKRDEYGIETLPSNLGEAVDALEEDEVIYEALGEHVAPKFVEAKSQEFEEYLVDVSEWEIDRYLEHY
- a CDS encoding glycosyltransferase family 2 protein — its product is MYKGHRIGVVVTAYDEADFVGTVIETVPDFVDRIYAVDDRSPDDSWAVIQDVAARINADADSEPALALADGGDSRRVVPIRHEENRGYGAAVKTGYRRAAADGMDVVAVMNGDGQMDPDILDRIIDPVVEGEADYAKGNRLLHPEDREGMSTFRFVGNAMLTGLSKFASGYWTIGDPQNGYTAISRETIEQLELDEITDRYGFLNHILTHLNVYERRVADVSMPAVYGDEESSIRYVPFVRFVSLLLLRSFLWRVKTRYVVQRFHPATVFYGAGTAGLAGGTAGFGGSLVRSLRGKDGFTGVIASFVAIVLGLIALGTAIWLDADENEDLEVTRYDYRRREGDVDEAPTPDQSME
- a CDS encoding MarR family transcriptional regulator codes for the protein MSSQKYRSDPRIEPVPNQLDSTQAKLVYLCLEATGGATADELGDLLAMKQLSVLSLLNTLSSDDMVEQRGEEYAVAN